The following proteins come from a genomic window of Canis aureus isolate CA01 chromosome 3, VMU_Caureus_v.1.0, whole genome shotgun sequence:
- the SERBP1 gene encoding SERPINE1 mRNA-binding protein 1 isoform X2: protein MPGHLQEGFGCVVTNRFDQLFDDESDPFEVLKAAENKKKEAGGGGVGGPGAKSAAQAAAQTNSNAAGKQLRKESQKDRKNPLPPSVGVVDKKEETQPPVALKKEGIRRVGRRPDQQLQSEGKIIDRRPERRPPRERRFEKPLEEKGEGGEFSVDRPIIDRPIRGRGGLGRGRGGRGRGMGRGDGFDSRGKREFDRHSGSDRSGLKHEDKRGGSGSHNWGTVKDELTESPKYIQKQISYNCSDLDQSNVTEETPEGEEHPVADTENKENEVEEVKEEGPKEMTLDEWKAIQNKDRAKVEFNIRKPNEGADGQWKKGFVLHKSKSEEAHAEDSVMDHHFRKPANDITSQLEINFGDLGRPGRGGRGGRGGRGRGGRPNRGSRTDKSSASAPDVDDPEAFPALA from the exons ATGCCTGGGCACTTACAGGAAGGCTTCGGCTGCGTGGTCACCAACCGATTCGACCAGTTATTTGACGACGAATCGGACCCCTTTGAGGTGTTGAAGGCagcagagaacaagaaaaaagaagccgGCGGGGGCGGCGTTGGGGGCCCTGGGGCCAAGAGCGCAGCTCAGGCCGCAGCCCAGACCAACTCCAACGCGGCAGGCAAACAGCTGCGTAAAGAGTCCCAGAAAGACCGCAAGAACCCGCTGCCCCCCAGCGTTGGCGTGGTTGACAAGAAAGAGGAGACGCAGCCGCCCGTGGCGCTTAAGAAAGAAG GAATAAGACGTGTTGGAAGAAGACCTGATCAACAGCTGCAGAGTGAAGGGAAAATAATTGATAGGAGACCAGAAAGGCGACCACCTCGTGAACGACGATTTGAAAAGCCACTTGAAGAAAAGGGTGAAGGAGGAGAATTTTCAGTTGATAG aCCGATTATTGACCGGCCTATTCGAGGCCGTGGTGGTCTTGGAAGAGGTCGAGGAGGCCGCGGACGTGGAATGGGCCGAGGAGATGGATTTGATTCTCGTGGCAAACGTGAATTTGATAGGCATAGTGGAAGTGATAGATC TGGCCTGAAGCATGAGGACAAACGTGGAGGTAGCGGATCTCACAACTGGGGAACTGTCAAAGACGAATTAAC agagTCCCCAAAATACATTCAGAAACAAATATCTTATAATTGCAGTGACTTGGATCAATCAAATGTGACTGAGGAAACACCTGAAGGTGAAGAACATCCAGTTGCAGACACTGAAAATAA GGAGAACGAAGTTGAAGAAGTAAAGGAAGAGGGTCCAAAAGAAATGACTTTGGATGAGTGGAAAGCTATTCAAAATAAGGATCGGGCAAAAGTAGAATTTAATATCCGAAAACCAAATGAAGGTGCTGATGGGCAGTGGAAGAAGGGATTTGTTCTTCATAAATCAAAGAGTGAAGag GCTCATGCTGAAGATTCGGTTATGGACCATCATTTCCGGAAGCCAGCAAATGATATAACGTCTCAGCTGGAGATCAATTTTGGAGACCTTGGCCGCCCAGGACGTGGTGGCAGGGGAGGACGAGGTGGCCGTGGGCGTGGTGGACGTCCAAACCGTGGCAGCAGAACTGACAAg tcaAGTGCTTCTGCTCCTGATGTAGATGACCCTGAGGCATTCCCAGCTCTGGCTTAA
- the SERBP1 gene encoding SERPINE1 mRNA-binding protein 1 isoform X4 produces the protein MPGHLQEGFGCVVTNRFDQLFDDESDPFEVLKAAENKKKEAGGGGVGGPGAKSAAQAAAQTNSNAAGKQLRKESQKDRKNPLPPSVGVVDKKEETQPPVALKKEGIRRVGRRPDQQLQSEGKIIDRRPERRPPRERRFEKPLEEKGEGGEFSVDRPIIDRPIRGRGGLGRGRGGRGRGMGRGDGFDSRGKREFDRHSGSDRSGLKHEDKRGGSGSHNWGTVKDELTDLDQSNVTEETPEGEEHPVADTENKENEVEEVKEEGPKEMTLDEWKAIQNKDRAKVEFNIRKPNEGADGQWKKGFVLHKSKSEEAHAEDSVMDHHFRKPANDITSQLEINFGDLGRPGRGGRGGRGGRGRGGRPNRGSRTDKSSASAPDVDDPEAFPALA, from the exons ATGCCTGGGCACTTACAGGAAGGCTTCGGCTGCGTGGTCACCAACCGATTCGACCAGTTATTTGACGACGAATCGGACCCCTTTGAGGTGTTGAAGGCagcagagaacaagaaaaaagaagccgGCGGGGGCGGCGTTGGGGGCCCTGGGGCCAAGAGCGCAGCTCAGGCCGCAGCCCAGACCAACTCCAACGCGGCAGGCAAACAGCTGCGTAAAGAGTCCCAGAAAGACCGCAAGAACCCGCTGCCCCCCAGCGTTGGCGTGGTTGACAAGAAAGAGGAGACGCAGCCGCCCGTGGCGCTTAAGAAAGAAG GAATAAGACGTGTTGGAAGAAGACCTGATCAACAGCTGCAGAGTGAAGGGAAAATAATTGATAGGAGACCAGAAAGGCGACCACCTCGTGAACGACGATTTGAAAAGCCACTTGAAGAAAAGGGTGAAGGAGGAGAATTTTCAGTTGATAG aCCGATTATTGACCGGCCTATTCGAGGCCGTGGTGGTCTTGGAAGAGGTCGAGGAGGCCGCGGACGTGGAATGGGCCGAGGAGATGGATTTGATTCTCGTGGCAAACGTGAATTTGATAGGCATAGTGGAAGTGATAGATC TGGCCTGAAGCATGAGGACAAACGTGGAGGTAGCGGATCTCACAACTGGGGAACTGTCAAAGACGAATTAAC TGACTTGGATCAATCAAATGTGACTGAGGAAACACCTGAAGGTGAAGAACATCCAGTTGCAGACACTGAAAATAA GGAGAACGAAGTTGAAGAAGTAAAGGAAGAGGGTCCAAAAGAAATGACTTTGGATGAGTGGAAAGCTATTCAAAATAAGGATCGGGCAAAAGTAGAATTTAATATCCGAAAACCAAATGAAGGTGCTGATGGGCAGTGGAAGAAGGGATTTGTTCTTCATAAATCAAAGAGTGAAGag GCTCATGCTGAAGATTCGGTTATGGACCATCATTTCCGGAAGCCAGCAAATGATATAACGTCTCAGCTGGAGATCAATTTTGGAGACCTTGGCCGCCCAGGACGTGGTGGCAGGGGAGGACGAGGTGGCCGTGGGCGTGGTGGACGTCCAAACCGTGGCAGCAGAACTGACAAg tcaAGTGCTTCTGCTCCTGATGTAGATGACCCTGAGGCATTCCCAGCTCTGGCTTAA
- the SERBP1 gene encoding SERPINE1 mRNA-binding protein 1 isoform X1 yields MPGHLQEGFGCVVTNRFDQLFDDESDPFEVLKAAENKKKEAGGGGVGGPGAKSAAQAAAQTNSNAAGKQLRKESQKDRKNPLPPSVGVVDKKEETQPPVALKKEGIRRVGRRPDQQLQSEGKIIDRRPERRPPRERRFEKPLEEKGEGGEFSVDRPIIDRPIRGRGGLGRGRGGRGRGMGRGDGFDSRGKREFDRHSGSDRSSFSHYSGLKHEDKRGGSGSHNWGTVKDELTESPKYIQKQISYNCSDLDQSNVTEETPEGEEHPVADTENKENEVEEVKEEGPKEMTLDEWKAIQNKDRAKVEFNIRKPNEGADGQWKKGFVLHKSKSEEAHAEDSVMDHHFRKPANDITSQLEINFGDLGRPGRGGRGGRGGRGRGGRPNRGSRTDKSSASAPDVDDPEAFPALA; encoded by the exons ATGCCTGGGCACTTACAGGAAGGCTTCGGCTGCGTGGTCACCAACCGATTCGACCAGTTATTTGACGACGAATCGGACCCCTTTGAGGTGTTGAAGGCagcagagaacaagaaaaaagaagccgGCGGGGGCGGCGTTGGGGGCCCTGGGGCCAAGAGCGCAGCTCAGGCCGCAGCCCAGACCAACTCCAACGCGGCAGGCAAACAGCTGCGTAAAGAGTCCCAGAAAGACCGCAAGAACCCGCTGCCCCCCAGCGTTGGCGTGGTTGACAAGAAAGAGGAGACGCAGCCGCCCGTGGCGCTTAAGAAAGAAG GAATAAGACGTGTTGGAAGAAGACCTGATCAACAGCTGCAGAGTGAAGGGAAAATAATTGATAGGAGACCAGAAAGGCGACCACCTCGTGAACGACGATTTGAAAAGCCACTTGAAGAAAAGGGTGAAGGAGGAGAATTTTCAGTTGATAG aCCGATTATTGACCGGCCTATTCGAGGCCGTGGTGGTCTTGGAAGAGGTCGAGGAGGCCGCGGACGTGGAATGGGCCGAGGAGATGGATTTGATTCTCGTGGCAAACGTGAATTTGATAGGCATAGTGGAAGTGATAGATC TTCTTTTTCACATTACAGTGGCCTGAAGCATGAGGACAAACGTGGAGGTAGCGGATCTCACAACTGGGGAACTGTCAAAGACGAATTAAC agagTCCCCAAAATACATTCAGAAACAAATATCTTATAATTGCAGTGACTTGGATCAATCAAATGTGACTGAGGAAACACCTGAAGGTGAAGAACATCCAGTTGCAGACACTGAAAATAA GGAGAACGAAGTTGAAGAAGTAAAGGAAGAGGGTCCAAAAGAAATGACTTTGGATGAGTGGAAAGCTATTCAAAATAAGGATCGGGCAAAAGTAGAATTTAATATCCGAAAACCAAATGAAGGTGCTGATGGGCAGTGGAAGAAGGGATTTGTTCTTCATAAATCAAAGAGTGAAGag GCTCATGCTGAAGATTCGGTTATGGACCATCATTTCCGGAAGCCAGCAAATGATATAACGTCTCAGCTGGAGATCAATTTTGGAGACCTTGGCCGCCCAGGACGTGGTGGCAGGGGAGGACGAGGTGGCCGTGGGCGTGGTGGACGTCCAAACCGTGGCAGCAGAACTGACAAg tcaAGTGCTTCTGCTCCTGATGTAGATGACCCTGAGGCATTCCCAGCTCTGGCTTAA
- the SERBP1 gene encoding SERPINE1 mRNA-binding protein 1 isoform X3: protein MPGHLQEGFGCVVTNRFDQLFDDESDPFEVLKAAENKKKEAGGGGVGGPGAKSAAQAAAQTNSNAAGKQLRKESQKDRKNPLPPSVGVVDKKEETQPPVALKKEGIRRVGRRPDQQLQSEGKIIDRRPERRPPRERRFEKPLEEKGEGGEFSVDRPIIDRPIRGRGGLGRGRGGRGRGMGRGDGFDSRGKREFDRHSGSDRSSFSHYSGLKHEDKRGGSGSHNWGTVKDELTDLDQSNVTEETPEGEEHPVADTENKENEVEEVKEEGPKEMTLDEWKAIQNKDRAKVEFNIRKPNEGADGQWKKGFVLHKSKSEEAHAEDSVMDHHFRKPANDITSQLEINFGDLGRPGRGGRGGRGGRGRGGRPNRGSRTDKSSASAPDVDDPEAFPALA, encoded by the exons ATGCCTGGGCACTTACAGGAAGGCTTCGGCTGCGTGGTCACCAACCGATTCGACCAGTTATTTGACGACGAATCGGACCCCTTTGAGGTGTTGAAGGCagcagagaacaagaaaaaagaagccgGCGGGGGCGGCGTTGGGGGCCCTGGGGCCAAGAGCGCAGCTCAGGCCGCAGCCCAGACCAACTCCAACGCGGCAGGCAAACAGCTGCGTAAAGAGTCCCAGAAAGACCGCAAGAACCCGCTGCCCCCCAGCGTTGGCGTGGTTGACAAGAAAGAGGAGACGCAGCCGCCCGTGGCGCTTAAGAAAGAAG GAATAAGACGTGTTGGAAGAAGACCTGATCAACAGCTGCAGAGTGAAGGGAAAATAATTGATAGGAGACCAGAAAGGCGACCACCTCGTGAACGACGATTTGAAAAGCCACTTGAAGAAAAGGGTGAAGGAGGAGAATTTTCAGTTGATAG aCCGATTATTGACCGGCCTATTCGAGGCCGTGGTGGTCTTGGAAGAGGTCGAGGAGGCCGCGGACGTGGAATGGGCCGAGGAGATGGATTTGATTCTCGTGGCAAACGTGAATTTGATAGGCATAGTGGAAGTGATAGATC TTCTTTTTCACATTACAGTGGCCTGAAGCATGAGGACAAACGTGGAGGTAGCGGATCTCACAACTGGGGAACTGTCAAAGACGAATTAAC TGACTTGGATCAATCAAATGTGACTGAGGAAACACCTGAAGGTGAAGAACATCCAGTTGCAGACACTGAAAATAA GGAGAACGAAGTTGAAGAAGTAAAGGAAGAGGGTCCAAAAGAAATGACTTTGGATGAGTGGAAAGCTATTCAAAATAAGGATCGGGCAAAAGTAGAATTTAATATCCGAAAACCAAATGAAGGTGCTGATGGGCAGTGGAAGAAGGGATTTGTTCTTCATAAATCAAAGAGTGAAGag GCTCATGCTGAAGATTCGGTTATGGACCATCATTTCCGGAAGCCAGCAAATGATATAACGTCTCAGCTGGAGATCAATTTTGGAGACCTTGGCCGCCCAGGACGTGGTGGCAGGGGAGGACGAGGTGGCCGTGGGCGTGGTGGACGTCCAAACCGTGGCAGCAGAACTGACAAg tcaAGTGCTTCTGCTCCTGATGTAGATGACCCTGAGGCATTCCCAGCTCTGGCTTAA